The Numenius arquata chromosome 6, bNumArq3.hap1.1, whole genome shotgun sequence sequence ATATCAGGACAACAGAGCAAATGGTGACCGGTGGCCAGTTACTGCAGAGGCTTCCCAGTTACACACATCAGCCCCAGACCTCCTCCACCTGGTAGACCTCAGGGCATGGGGGGACTGAGCAAGGCACAAACTAGCAGGAGAAACTCAGGCCCTGATTCCTGGCTCCTTTTACCGTACCAATGGTTTAAAGTTTGATGTTAGCgagtaaatgaaacattttaatcaGATCCACTCCAAAACTCATCTTAAAGCTGAACAAAAACATGTACGTGGGTTCTCATCGGCTCAGATCTACCAAAACATGAGATGCTAATGCTCTCCCTTCCCTTAATTCCCCTACAAGGAGTAGGGGTCAGGGCATTAGCCCGTTTTCAAAGCGCCTTATGGGAATTCCGAATTCCCCATGGGAATGGGAAGACCATTTTAAGATGAAATGACCTAAATTGTCTCCTTCCTACCATTTGTCCACTATTTGGAGCAGGCAGatagggagggaggaaggaagatcCTAACAGAACAACTTGCTCTACAGAAGGAATATGTCCACTGGCATTTGGAAAGGCACCTTGGGACATCCCTAAGTAACATCACTTAGTTTGATCGACTCATTTGAAAGCCTCAGCTCTAATTACAGCTGATGAACCAAGCCAAGTGGTGAGGTacctcccacctctcccctgcAGCAAAAATCATTGCAAGTCTGTAATACCCCAGCACTGCTGAAAAGAAGCAAGTCTTGTTATCAGAAGTCTGCGTAGGATCCTTGACGTCACCAAATCCATAAACATCATCTATAATGAGTGGAAGAGGAATGTTATATTACCTCTATTACAACAGGGCGACAGAGCAGAACAGCCTCTGTCAATATACTGTGTTTTTGTGAGTCACGGgaaggttttatttctctcttagaGCCTTGAATCCCCATTTTAAGACAACCAGGGGACACACAAGGCAGCTTTAGAGCTGCTCCTTTTACTTCTCACCTGATCTATATTTTGAGATGGCTTCTTAGAAGAAGGGCAAACGTAATAAGCCAGCCACTGTACTTTTTATAACTCTCAGTCAGGTCTTTGATTCGGGCCAGCAAGGCAGCTTGTTAGATCTGATAGAGCAACGAAGCATCTCTGGAAAACGCTGTTAAAAGaacatgaaacaaatgaaaagctgggacagagttaatggTAAATACAGGGCCTGGCAGTGCAGCACGGCTACATCCTGTTTGCCATTATTATTTAATACTGGCATCGATTGGCTGAAGGATGAGACAGACCAGGCAATTCTCTGCGGGGTTTACTTGAATACCATTTCACTTTGAGATTAAACAAGCCCATGAGCTTGGATTGCACTGTCTTGTTGggaaattttaattaattgattTAATGTCAGGGAGTTTACTGCTGTGGTCAAGCAGTAAACAACACCTCTTTGATCACCTACATGGACAAACCAAGTCCCCGCTAACTATCAAGCGGTGCCCAACTCTGGGTTAGAAGCAGGGCACCGTTAACGTGCTCCTCTGGAATAACGATCTGTACAGGCACTGTCCCACATGCTGGTAGTATAAGAAGTTCGTATGGAAACagctattcatagaatcacagaattgtttaggttggaagggactttttagatcatctagtccaaccgtcaacctaacactgacaaaacccatcactaaaccatatttctGAGTACTACGGCTGTGGCTCAGGCTCTTTGGGTTTTATATTAACTCTTCTGAGCGCCCACAGAGGCTTAGAACAATTTACACCAGCTCTACATTTCACACCAGCGACACACGGATATGAAGAGAAGCCTGAAGAGTAATTAGTTCCACCATCACCACGTTCACTGCTCGCCTTTAATGGCAGAACAAGGCCAGTGACACAGACAGGGAGGCTGAAGTCCATAACTACCTCCATCAGGTACATCACAACCAAACTAGCAAAACTCATTGCAagaccacatttttatttttaagactgaTTTCACCCACTTAGTCTTTCACGCTCATTCTTGCACGTTCACATTCTCACTAGCCCCAAGATACATGTGTCTAGGTGATCCGGTGAGGATTGCCTGTAGTGACACAGAGGACAAGTCCTCATCATGCCTCTGTGGTGAAGACACTCTATGATATTTACAGTCTTTATAGTCTCTCTTAATACAGGCAGCTCTGGGTCTGCTTCATTGCATCCCACCATTGTTTCTCCACATCTGCATTGTGTTCTCAGCTGAGGTATGGCCACCAGCACGCTGCCACCAGCACTCATTCCTTCTGCTACTACGTTCTTCTCTGCTCTAGCCTCCCGAAGTGCAGCACATACACCCTTCTTTGCCACGATGACGTCCACACAGAACCGCTTGTCTTCCAAAGTACTCTGCAAGCACTGAACAGTCCCCACGGACGCCCAGGTATTTAATTCCTGTTTGATATACAGTGCAAACAAAAGGCTGATTTGGCCAGCAGTTTATTCCCGAGTTGTCCCTGGCAAGGAAGGTCACTTTAGGTAGATCAAATAAATTATCTTCCAAACAGCCTGCTGATCGCTGGCTGGAAATCTGTGGCTACAAGCATCAATTCCCAACCTCTGTCTTTACCACTAAGCATCACTCTTTCCACCACCCACCACCTAAATCTTTTCCTCAGAGGCAATTGCCACAAGTTTGGAAGCAGGGCCAtggcaaaccaaaccaaaccgaaAAAAAAAGAACGATGGAAAGATGAAGATGGAATACCTTTGAGTAGGGGAAGCTTCCTTCCCTGGTTTGGAGGTGCGCAGCATCattgcaggagctgcaggagagcgCAGCTGAATGGCTCGGAGCACGGCGTTCTCTCCCCAGGATGGAGCAGCTATCCTGGAATTGGATGCGGGGCAAAGCTGGAAGGGAACAAGAGGGAGGACAGAAAGCAGCTACTCCCTGTTTTCTACAGGTTCTAATGAGCGTTTGCATTTTTGTCTCATATAAGCAGATGTGAAACCCAGCCCGTCTGTCTTCAGGAGAATTCAGCTCTCTCTCAAGAAGCAAACCAACAATTTCTCTTCTCAACAgccatttttattgcttttgacatTACAAGATTGGAGGGAAAAGTAAGTAATTTTCTGCTATTCTTCAGCTTCCATTAGAGTAAGTAAATTCTCTGGGCCTATTGATAAAAGGTAAATGGTTAACTTTGCAGCCaagctggcaatgcaagtaaaaAGAGTTGGAAATTCCCCAAAGCAGGCTACTCTGGTGTAAGAATAGCACCACAAAACTGCCCAAGTAACTACTCTATGGAGTAATTAACGAACATTTGCATGGAGAGCAAGTTCTTACAGCCACTGCTAACAAGACTGAAAGTCTGTGTCTCAAGATGTCATGGCAGAGGCTTGAAAGTGTCACCAACGTTTAGTTCAAGCCAAGAATAATCAACAAAAATCCTTCCACTGGTTCCAATGGGCTTTGGCTGAGGTCCCTCACATGCGCacgcatgcatgcacacacacaatctCTCCAAACAGCCAGAAACAGCATCCCGGAATCACGCCTGCACCTTCCAGCTCCTGCCACAGTCCAGCCTTCATctacaaaataaatacacacGGCTTTAACAATGAAGAATATTTACTCTCCTTCATTCAATACGTTCTGTAAAGTGCTACATTCCTAAATTACACCGAGTTAAAATGATATATCGCTctagtattttaaatacaataaatatagAATGAGCTGTGTTCaagttttactctttttttaGTAGATATTCTAAATTTAGTAATCAAAATAGCCTCCAATAGTACTCTGTGAAAAACTAGTAAGAAGTTATAAATAAAATCACATCCTTCAAAGATATCCTACGCACTTCTTCTGTCCACATTGCATGGATAGACATAGTGTTCCTGCGAGCATATGGAGAGAAGACAAATAAGGAAGCCGAAAATTACCTAACAATAAGAAGCAAAACCATACAAGTTAATGCTACATATCCTCCCATAAACAGTCTGTTTTCTACATTTAAGCTTGGTGCATACAACCCAgttcttctgctattttttttttcctccccattaaAAAACTCTTCCAGGAAGAACATCTTGCAAGACATGGGTCGATTCATCTTCATCTTGCTCCTTTTTGCTGCAAAGTGGAAAAGATTCTTGAACAAACTGCCTACACATCGGACACTGCTGGAAATACTTAACGCAGCCATCACACAAGCAGGCATGTCTGCAGGGCAGGAGTACCCAGTTCACTGTCCCGTTCTGGCAAACAACACAGTCCTTGCTGTTTTCTTCATGCGATTCTGGTTCGTCTTCAGCCAGTCCGGCCTTTTCTAGCAAGCTTCTGTCAGTGCTTCTCTCACCAGGGGACGTATCGCTTGGAGACGGTGCGGTACTATTTGCAGACATGAAGAGTTGCtaaaatacacatatacacaaacGTTTAGAAGTCAACAAACTCTCCCCCGATACCTGAACGCACGCATGCGATGTAAGCTCCACTGGGTCAGATTCACTGGTTTCCACGGGGACAAATAGTGCCAGACTCACTCTTTGCCAGAGTCCTGACAATTGCCTGGCAGTTAAAGGTATTTCAGAAGcataaaattacataaaacacTGGGAAAACATTAAGGATAAGTCATCAAATCTTAGTTGAATCAAATCAATGTACATGCACGAACTTTAGCAGAACTGCCCAGGCTTTGAACAGCTCAGGTTTCTGTTTCTCTCAGAAATTCTCATCATTCTCTCCGCCTGGAGGGACGCTTCTATCCATTCCTACCAAAAATATATATCCACCAAGCTGGCAAATCTACTTCACTCAACCCATTCTGCTCTTGCTTGTATTAAAATCCCCTCCTCGTTTTAGTCTTATGTGAAGCTCAAATTCTTCTGCACATGCTCTCTGAATAAAGCCAGTAAACTACCATGCAGCCGAAGATGCCCACAGAGAGCACACTACAAAACTACACAAAACACAGCTGCGCAGTTATTTCTGTTCAGTTTAAGCAGTGTTTTAACAACAGTAACCACACACGAAAAGAAAGCTTAAGGAAATCAACAGGGAAGTTTACCTGGATCAACTGTGTCAGCAAAAAACGGCCAGGACAAACATTTCTTTGGACAAATCTATTTCTGAATGAATGTTCATCGAGTCAATAGAATTAATTTGGCCCAAATTCTACCTTATCAATAccttatgttatttttttattatcacaGTAATATAAAAGTGAATCACACTGAATCATGTCATCAACTGCCTGACAGACACAGGACAAAGATGGTCCCACGACATGCATATATAAGGGAAACtggaatgaaataattaaaacatggTATTTCCTAGGCAGATTCCTTCCTTTTGGGCATGTACTgcagtaaaaagaaattaaaaaaaacaaagtttcttCTGAGGCTCTCCCAACTGAAGGGCAATAAAGGATCAAGGGCTGGTTTGGGAGACAAATGTTCTGGAGAGAGGAACCATTCGACCCAGCTGGTTAATTCCTTACTACTGCTTTAAAAAGCGGACACAACCCAGGCCTCCTAGACTAGAATCAAGTATTTTCTCCAGGAAATCTTGaatattttcacataaaatatttctgtacagtAACTTTGGCTGgaactataaaataattttaactattATCCAGTTGTTTGCATAACAATAAAAGCCTTATACTAATTTTGGCTCCTGAAAGCCTACACAAGCTAAACTTAACGCTGTCGCCCAAATGAAACGACTTGGTGTGTGTCTTACCTTCAGGTCGTGGTATTGACCTTGAGCTAGAAGCAGATACTGATATAATATTCTGCAGGAAAGTCTGTAGCTCTCATCAGGAATGTGAATTACAGCCACCATTGAAATCTACCAAAAGAAAGACTATGTTTAATAACATTCCTTTTTGTTACAGGATTCATATAGAACAGTTTGCTTGAAAGATTGCATACTTCGTTATCACCTCTGACCTGCTTACTTCCTTAGACAATCAGGACTTCCAACAATGTTGACTTCAAGCACAGATCAAAAACAACATGCTGGATGAGGTGAAAACAGGATGTGGCAGAAGACAGCACTTCAGCTTTCTGCCCTGGCTCTCCACGGAGCCCTTCTATGGTCAGTTCACTGTGGAGACCCGCTCTGACTGCTCTCACCTAAGGGAATCAGGCCCCAAACTGAAAAGGCACCAAAGGACACGCACATTCtctcacttccctcccaaaaaccacaaaccacaattTTTAGACTCTGAAAAGCATTTAGAAGTGTCGCTGATTGGCTTGTAAACCGAGCAGGCAAAAGACAAGTTTCACTGGAAAGGATTCTGAAAGGACCCCACGGGCTGACTTTAGAGTCACTTTTCTGAGAACAAAAGCCCTCCAAAGCTTGCATGCTGTGCCTAACGCTCCTCACCCTGCCCAAATGATGTAATAGCCTctaaaaagcaggagaaaaagaaagtgaaattcaATATTATTGTAGTTCCCAGAAGCTgtcaaaagagaaatgaaatatagaagaaagctgttttgtttgaaaaaaaaaataaaatttaaaggcAAATCAGACTTGCACTTCAAAATCCACTACAGGGCTAATAACATGCAGAGTTTAAATACATATGTACCTATGCATTTATACCAACTGAATTTACTATTCTTTGGCAATAGGGTCTTTTCTTCTAAATCAGAatgccccccaagacccccccccaTACAACTATTAGCTTTGTTTTGCAATCTGGAAGCTATTAAATCTCCATTAAAATGATAGATTTTGAGTTTTGATAATAAGACTTTAAATGTTAATGGTTCTCAGTGTATTTGTACTATGTCACCATAAGTGCTTTCTCAATGACGACGCTAGTCCTCAATTCGTAGTTTGTTCAGACACCTAGGCAACTTTTTAACTGTGAGTGGGACCAGCTCCTAACACAAGCATCTCTATCTTCAAGCTACTGTCTCCTCTGTTATGCTGTCCTGTAGTATagaaatatatacagaaatatattctGCTACGATCTAGCAGAAACGCTGTGCTGTTTGATTGTAGAACCCCTTCCCCTTGAGCATcaggtattttctctctctgtaaataATTGTACACATCATCAAGTTactctcaatcttttttttttttttttttttttttttttttttttttatacaaaggcCTAAGATCTAAGTTTTCTTCCACTTGAGCCCTGCCAGTcttcaaataatttctgtaactCTCATATATGGTCATGCTAATTTTCTGGAGCTAGAGGAAAATTACGGGGCAAAACCAAATGGGTATGATCTGGCCACAAATACAGTTAGGATGAAAATTAGAGcccccagaaaagaaaaaagatactggAACAGCATCCATAGTGATGGATGGACTCACACAAATAATTCAAGATGGAGCTTGATGCACTGAGGTAACAAATTGTATCATCCCTTGTGGAAATACCGTCCTGGCCACAGTGGCAGAGATCCCTTTCTACACTGTATTTTACAAGTTTGTTTCAACAACAACAGATGCAATTTGCCTGGCAAGGAGTTCAGGCGGAGTTACTCCTTTGACTGTATTATTAAGAGATTCTAGTTGTGTTACTTTCCtccaaaaccaggagaaaaatacCTCCCCCACTCTCCTTCCATCCCTTTCTTCTAGTTTAAGGAACAAAAGAGTGATGTTACAAATTCACCTCCATGCTAATGTCAAACACATTCAAACATGAAATCTACATTCTCTTTATAAACTAATCTGAACTTTTAACATACATAAACGTACTAATATGGGAAATAGCTTGGGGCCAGGAGGGAGGAATGCAGTCCTACTGTCAAGTCACAAGAAGTCAAGGACAGGCATCACTTGGAAAGGGAACAGATTTCTTAGGCACTGGTGTGACCACAATTAATTTCCAAATGAACATATGGAAAAGCATTCAGTGGATTTAGGCAGTTTGCTTCTGAGCTCATTTGTATTATTGTTGAAGCAGTTAGTGCTATCAGATTGTCAAACAAATGAAAAGATGGGAGATAAAAGTGTCCCCCAAATAGTCCCAAAAAGAATCAGTCAATTTAGAGTTTAGAAGTGATATTGAACTGCACGTGACAAGGCTGAATCTGCTTtaactggaagaaagcaagaagagACCTTTCTGGGGAACTGAGTACCTCACATCAGTCTACTGCAAGACCTTCACACCTTCCTGGAAATGCCCTGGAGGTGGCTACTGTGAGACATAACGTACTGCAATACATAGACTTGGGCCTGTTGCAGAAAGGTAATTTCTATGCTCCTAACAGCCAAGTCAGCAACCAGCTGAAATATCTGTgccagacacttaaaaaaaaaaaaagtaataaaaatcctCCTGCCTTGCCAACAGCGATCCAAAAGACCAGATCAGCACAAGAGCTCCACCACAGGTTTATGTGATCAGAAAAATCAGAGTAATAGCTTACTAACCTACCATAACCCTAGTTCATCTGACCACAGGGCTTACCACAGAGACCTCTGCATATATGAGCTTTCTGAAAATCACAAACATCTTTTGAATGGTGTACATAATTCTTATATAACAATTATCTTTGCTCTTCTGCCATGCTCTGGAGTCATCAGTGACAAAGGACCAAATTCTaggggacagggaaaggaagCTATTTTGTTCAAGCCCATCTACTGAAACATTCAAACCTTAAATACAGTGATCCTAAAATATATTCTTATAGTACTTACAATATCATATATTTCTCTGTCTTCCTCATCAGCTAACGTCAGCAATGCTATCAATGGGTAGCGAGATCTAGGCACCGGGCCAAAATCGACAACTTGAGCGTCTTCTGGTAACtgacaatatttttcttccttgtcattttttttaatgctttatatgTGTCAAGGAAAACAATCAGTGTCCCTGCAATTGTAGAAAAATGTGACGTTtgcataaagaatatttttcatcatATTTGTTCATAAATATATTGTGCCAAGAACTGCCGAGTGTTCACAAGTCTCAACACTCCCTGTGCCAACAAATTAGCATATTTTgtcaaaacaagttaaaaaaaggaTACAAGTACTGTTGTCGATAGAGGTATTCGCTGTACAGAGCATCTTCTAATGCCTGAGGAGTCTTTATTCTGAAGCAGTAGACATGCTTCTGCAACGCTTCGTGGAGTTTTTGAACGCTGCAGCCCCAGTAGCATGTAAGAATACAGTCTTCCAGACAATCAGGTGTCAGTGTTATACCCTCTtgtagaaagaaaagaatgatttCATTAACTCCTCAACGTGCAGGAATTCGGGAACTGCTAAGTGTAGGTTCTTAAAGGGCAAGAGGCAGAAAACAACTTCAGTGTCCCAAATTTTTATCATTATAATCTAATCTTCTAAGAATTTAGACTGGGTTTAGTGCTCATGAAAGTCCATGGAGATGAGGAATGGCTGATTAAGCTAAAAAAAGTAGCAAGTGCATTTTACAAAGGGTAAATTTTAACTTCTGGTAACATTTTACACACTCACTGGCAGATCCAAGAGCACAACCCCTAGCCCAAAGTCCATTCCCTCTTTAGATAATGGTATTAATCGGATCACTGGCCTACAACACCCTCTCTGGTCCCAAAGAATAAGGCCCTCTTGATCAtgcaggaggaggataaaaagaGGATCTATGCACTCCActtcttttctaaaaatctaGTATCCAACCCATTAACTTCTAAACACTTTGCACAAACAGGAGCAGAACTCCTCAAAAGTCCCACCAAATTCAAGTGCTCAAACCTCCTGAAAAAATCCAAGTTACCTGAAGACTAAGTTTttgagtttgttggttttttgtgggttaggtgggtttttttgtgggttttggggtttttttactccTGGGGAGGGATAAAACAGCTGCAGCCCTTTTCTCATTCACAGGAAGGCTCCACATCTGTGCTGGCAGAAGATGCTCAGCCTTGCTTACTACTCCCCAGTGATGCAGGAGGACATGAATTTCCCTTCCTATGTGGGTGATTTCAAGGATGTTAGGAACTACTTGAACTCTGATCCAAGTAGATATTTAAATTCAGGTTCCACTGAAGCACAGATAGAAAGAGAGGTAgctttttatttatctgtttattaCAAGTAGTGCATTTCCAAACACCACTGGAGATCTGGACTTAGATTTAGGTGGGTGGCATATATTCTATAATTAATTCTACAGAATTCTACAATTCTGCAAAGTTTACAAAAACGCCCACAGTGGCTGGTAATCTGCAAATGTTTCTGTTACTTAAAAAATCTGTTATAGCAGGAAGTGTTTCATTAATAAGAACTAAACTGTACTTAAGTACCCaaacatttcacttttaaaagcacCACATTTGTAAGCTgtgtgaaaattatttctgttgtaaTGATGGAAGGAAGCATGTTTCTGAGCAATTTTgataaaggaaaaggagaggaagaaaacatagTACTAAGTTCCAGAACCCAAACTGACAGAAATCAAGCACATCAGAAACCCACTGACTTGTTACTGAAGCTGCAGCAGGATGAGGGATTTCTAACCCAAAAGGATTCTTCACTTGTCTCATCCGCTTTTTCAAAACTCTTTTGCTGGATTCTGTTTCTTCTGAGTTTCTCAGAATAACAGGAACACCCAACCCAAACCTAGGAGACAGGAAACAAGAAGAACAAGTGGGTTAAGTGTTGGTGTTGAcacatttgaatttttctttagcTCTGAATAGCAAATAGCACAACAAATAGAGCTGGCTTGGCTTTGCAGAATCTCTGCTAGGATGCGTGCACAAAATAGCCTGCCAATCTGACTCCATCTTTTTGTGGCAGAAGGTCGGAGCCTTCACAGTGATACGGAAAGTCTATAAAGGGGGAATACTTTACTCCTGCAACGTTTccagaaagagaataaaattaatgagAATGGTCAATGCCCTCTAGTGGTAAACGGTTATCCAGAGCTTTCTCCCAATTAACATTCTGCACATCCTGTCACAGGACCAAAAATAATCACTGCTTGCAAAGATGGAACAGCCTTAATGGACTGGGTGCTCGAAAGGAAGACCTTGGAATAAATCACTCAGCCC is a genomic window containing:
- the CGRRF1 gene encoding cell growth regulator with RING finger domain protein 1; protein product: MAAVFLVTLYEYSPLFYITVVFVCFLVTSGLVLGWFGLGVPVILRNSEETESSKRVLKKRMRQVKNPFGLEIPHPAAASVTKGITLTPDCLEDCILTCYWGCSVQKLHEALQKHVYCFRIKTPQALEDALYSEYLYRQQYFIKKNDKEEKYCQLPEDAQVVDFGPVPRSRYPLIALLTLADEEDREIYDIISMVAVIHIPDESYRLSCRILYQYLLLAQGQYHDLKQLFMSANSTAPSPSDTSPGERSTDRSLLEKAGLAEDEPESHEENSKDCVVCQNGTVNWVLLPCRHACLCDGCVKYFQQCPMCRQFVQESFPLCSKKEQDEDESTHVLQDVLPGRVF